A stretch of the Janthinobacterium sp. B9-8 genome encodes the following:
- a CDS encoding MarC family protein — translation MLQTLTVFFGNMLLVFGALMPILNPPGHAPIFLTMTAGYNSQERAILARRVGIYSFILLLVSMFIGSYVLEFFGVSLPIVRVGGGLLVATAGWQLMSSGDDSHKSAGMLQAGATRPSNEELRERAFYPLTFPITVGPGSITVAIALGAGFNGPGLQRFSMPLASLTAVAITSYSLYLCYRHAERLLKLLGSTGSIIFLRLSAFILMCIGIQIFWDGFSVLFGELLVHYLKPS, via the coding sequence ATGCTGCAAACCTTAACTGTATTTTTCGGCAATATGCTTTTGGTTTTTGGCGCTTTAATGCCGATTTTAAATCCGCCGGGCCATGCACCTATCTTTTTGACCATGACTGCCGGTTATAACTCGCAAGAGCGAGCGATTTTGGCGCGGCGGGTAGGAATCTATAGTTTTATTTTGCTGCTGGTCAGCATGTTTATTGGCAGTTATGTGTTGGAGTTTTTTGGCGTGTCGCTACCGATTGTGCGGGTAGGCGGCGGCTTGCTGGTGGCTACCGCTGGCTGGCAGTTGATGAGCTCGGGTGATGATAGTCATAAGTCCGCCGGTATGCTGCAGGCAGGGGCCACACGCCCAAGCAATGAGGAATTACGCGAGCGGGCGTTTTATCCGCTGACTTTCCCGATTACGGTAGGCCCCGGTTCGATTACTGTGGCGATTGCCTTGGGGGCGGGTTTTAACGGGCCGGGGTTGCAGAGGTTTTCTATGCCTTTAGCCAGCTTAACGGCCGTGGCGATTACGTCTTACTCTTTGTACTTGTGTTACCGCCACGCCGAGCGCCTGCTTAAGCTTTTAGGCAGTACAGGTTCGATTATTTTTCTGCGTTTATCCGCATTTATTTTGATGTGTATCGGGATTCAGATTTTCTGGGATGGCTTTAGTGTGTTGTTTGGCGAGCTGTTGGTGCATTACTTAAAGCCATCATAA
- a CDS encoding class I SAM-dependent methyltransferase, with protein sequence MTEHHEIKPGQSVELLKELHILTRDGKLNQDSRRKLKQVYHLYQFIEPLLKEVQAEHPEVTLVDHGAGKSYLGFILYDLFFKDKPGSGHIYGIETRDELVKKSQELAQRLNFPGMSFLNLSVAESTDSDLLPETIDVVTALHACNTATDDAIAFALKKKAKFMVLVPCCQAEVATVLRKNKAKSLKNPLAEIWRHPIHTREFGSQITNVLRCLQLEAHGYQVTVTELVGWEHSMKNELIIAQYKTLPRRKPAERLTAVLAELGLDEMQERFFTV encoded by the coding sequence ATGACAGAACATCACGAAATCAAGCCCGGCCAGTCGGTCGAGCTACTTAAAGAACTGCATATCCTGACCCGCGACGGCAAGCTTAATCAAGATAGCCGCCGCAAACTCAAGCAGGTTTATCACCTCTATCAGTTTATTGAGCCGCTGCTAAAAGAAGTACAGGCGGAGCACCCCGAAGTCACCTTGGTTGACCACGGCGCGGGTAAGTCTTATCTGGGCTTTATTCTTTATGATTTATTCTTTAAAGATAAGCCGGGCTCCGGCCATATTTACGGCATTGAAACCCGTGATGAGCTGGTTAAAAAGTCGCAAGAGCTGGCCCAGCGCCTTAACTTTCCCGGTATGTCTTTTCTGAATTTATCGGTGGCCGAATCAACTGATTCTGATCTCTTGCCAGAAACAATTGATGTGGTAACAGCACTGCATGCCTGTAATACCGCCACCGACGATGCCATTGCTTTTGCGCTTAAAAAGAAAGCCAAATTTATGGTGCTGGTGCCCTGTTGCCAAGCCGAAGTCGCTACCGTGTTGCGTAAAAACAAGGCTAAATCGCTAAAGAATCCGCTGGCAGAAATCTGGCGTCACCCGATTCATACCCGTGAATTTGGCAGCCAAATCACCAATGTATTGCGCTGCCTGCAATTGGAAGCGCATGGCTACCAAGTAACGGTGACTGAATTGGTAGGCTGGGAGCATTCGATGAAAAATGAGCTGATTATCGCCCAGTATAAAACCCTGCCCCGCCGCAAACCCGCCGAACGCCTTACCGCCGTGTTGGCAGAGCTGGGCTTGGATGAGATGCAGGAGCGGTTTTTTACGGTTTAA
- the yqfB gene encoding N(4)-acetylcytidine aminohydrolase, which translates to MQKITFFKRFVDDILAERKTITIRDASEANVNAGDILEVSTLEEGRWFCRLQVLSLTPVNLEDLTPLHAAQENMGLPELKQLIRQIYPQQDYFYVIHFVLVK; encoded by the coding sequence ATGCAGAAGATCACTTTTTTTAAACGTTTTGTTGATGATATTTTGGCCGAACGCAAAACCATTACGATTCGCGATGCGAGTGAAGCAAATGTAAATGCCGGTGATATTCTTGAAGTCAGCACTCTAGAAGAAGGGCGCTGGTTTTGCCGCTTGCAGGTTTTATCACTTACGCCAGTGAATCTGGAAGATTTAACACCACTGCATGCCGCGCAGGAAAACATGGGACTGCCTGAATTGAAGCAGTTAATTAGGCAAATTTACCCGCAGCAGGATTATTTTTATGTGATTCATTTTGTATTAGTAAAGTAA
- a CDS encoding YgiQ family radical SAM protein yields the protein MSRAEMDLLGWDECDIILVTGDAYIDHPSFGMALIGRLLEAQGLRVGIICQPDWLSADEFKTLGKPKLFFGVTAGNMDSMINRYTADKKPRSDDAYTAGGMGGKRPDRAVTVYSQRCREAYPGVQIMIGGIEASLRRIAQYDYWSDKVRQSALIYSKADILLFGNAERALVEVAQRSAAGEKLKDMRDIRGTAFMTPQGWLPEGWAELDSTTVDTPGRIDKHIDPYEMLPEKSEKDITPASDTKAIRLISKAERIAAKQADRQHTVIRIPAYEAVAFDPVLYAHASRTLHLESNPGNARAMVQQHGSRDVWINPPPIPLSTPEMDYIFGQYYARNPHPSYGKAHIPAWEMIRFSINIMRGCFGGCTFCSITEHEGRIIQSRSEESILQEIVDIRDKTSGFKGHISDLGGPTANMYRLSCKDPKIESSCRRLSCVYPGICENLNTDHAPLIQLYKKARKIEGVKRITIGSGVRYDIAVESPEYVKELATHHVSGYLKIAPEHTEEGPLSKMMKPGIGTFERFREMFDYYSEQAGKKQSLIPYFIAAHPGTSDEDMLNLALWLKKNDFQPDQVQAFTPTPMAMATTMWHTRRNPLRKLARSSEKVDVIRDGHRRKVHKAFLRYHDSDNWPILREALIAMGRADLIGNTPRHLIPAQQPGEKFVHEKNNVVVRRTDKPKGKKTFGRSRDAAAQGSKK from the coding sequence ATGAGCCGTGCCGAAATGGACCTGCTCGGCTGGGATGAGTGCGACATTATTCTGGTAACGGGCGATGCTTATATCGATCACCCCAGCTTTGGGATGGCCTTGATTGGCCGCCTGCTAGAAGCGCAGGGGCTGCGGGTTGGGATTATTTGTCAGCCAGACTGGTTATCTGCTGACGAATTTAAAACGCTGGGTAAGCCAAAACTCTTTTTTGGCGTGACTGCGGGCAATATGGATTCGATGATTAACCGCTACACCGCAGATAAAAAGCCACGCTCCGACGATGCCTATACCGCGGGAGGCATGGGCGGTAAGCGGCCAGATCGCGCTGTTACCGTTTATTCTCAGCGCTGCCGTGAGGCTTATCCCGGCGTGCAGATTATGATAGGCGGGATTGAAGCGAGCTTGCGCAGGATTGCTCAGTACGATTACTGGAGCGATAAAGTGCGCCAATCAGCGCTGATTTATTCCAAAGCCGATATTCTTTTATTTGGTAATGCCGAACGCGCGCTGGTCGAAGTCGCCCAGCGCTCAGCTGCGGGCGAAAAACTCAAAGACATGCGAGATATTCGCGGCACTGCCTTTATGACGCCGCAGGGCTGGCTGCCCGAAGGCTGGGCGGAGCTGGATTCCACCACGGTAGATACCCCAGGGCGCATCGATAAACATATCGACCCTTATGAAATGCTGCCGGAAAAGTCTGAAAAAGATATCACTCCCGCCAGCGACACCAAGGCGATTCGCCTGATCAGCAAGGCAGAGCGCATCGCCGCCAAGCAGGCTGATCGGCAGCACACGGTGATCCGTATTCCGGCCTATGAAGCTGTGGCTTTTGATCCGGTGCTCTACGCCCACGCCAGCCGCACCCTGCATCTGGAATCTAACCCCGGCAATGCTCGGGCAATGGTGCAGCAGCATGGTTCTCGCGATGTATGGATTAACCCACCGCCAATCCCGCTGAGCACGCCAGAGATGGATTATATTTTTGGCCAGTATTACGCCCGCAACCCGCATCCAAGCTATGGCAAAGCACATATCCCGGCTTGGGAAATGATCCGCTTTTCGATCAATATCATGCGTGGCTGTTTTGGCGGCTGTACTTTCTGCTCGATTACCGAGCACGAAGGCCGGATTATCCAAAGCCGCTCGGAAGAATCCATCCTGCAAGAAATCGTCGATATCCGCGATAAAACCAGCGGTTTTAAAGGCCATATTTCTGATCTGGGCGGCCCGACTGCGAATATGTATCGCTTATCGTGCAAAGACCCCAAAATCGAATCATCCTGTAGACGCTTAAGCTGCGTGTATCCGGGTATTTGCGAAAATCTAAACACAGATCATGCGCCGCTGATTCAGTTGTATAAAAAAGCGCGCAAGATTGAAGGCGTAAAGCGCATCACCATAGGCTCGGGCGTGCGTTACGATATTGCGGTGGAATCGCCTGAGTATGTTAAAGAGCTCGCGACACACCATGTGTCAGGTTATTTAAAAATTGCCCCAGAGCACACCGAAGAAGGGCCTTTATCTAAGATGATGAAGCCCGGCATTGGCACGTTTGAACGCTTTCGCGAGATGTTTGATTATTACTCTGAGCAAGCGGGTAAAAAGCAGAGTCTTATCCCTTACTTTATTGCAGCCCACCCCGGCACTAGCGATGAAGATATGCTCAACCTTGCGCTATGGCTGAAGAAAAACGACTTCCAGCCAGATCAGGTACAAGCCTTTACGCCTACACCGATGGCAATGGCCACCACCATGTGGCATACCCGCCGTAATCCTTTAAGAAAGCTGGCGAGAAGCTCGGAAAAAGTAGATGTCATCCGAGATGGGCATCGCCGCAAGGTTCACAAAGCCTTCTTGCGCTATCACGATTCAGATAACTGGCCTATCCTGCGCGAAGCACTGATTGCCATGGGGCGTGCGGATCTAATCGGCAACACGCCTAGGCATCTAATCCCCGCGCAACAACCCGGCGAGAAGTTTGTGCACGAAAAAAACAATGTCGTGGTTCGCCGCACAGATAAGCCCAAAGGCAAAAAAACCTTCGGCAGAAGCCGTGATGCGGCGGCTCAGGGCTCTAAAAAATAA
- a CDS encoding LysR family transcriptional regulator: MKNADLDWNDLKYFLAVAREGGLSAAALKLGSSASTVSRHISALENRLGVKLFLRQQIGYLLTDQGVSILARVTEVENAMLTVERNSDQLQSVDQVSGLIRLAAAESLASYLIMPHMPEFLALYPKVQVELLVGALPANLARREADVALRYGDSIVVDNNQDYITHFVGYVHFAPYCLKSLLADLGPKQDPWQALPIIELSDCWAYLPMVKWLKQITQNRAPLIKGNTLHTQYVAVRCGLGITLLPEYVGDIDETLVKLDAPSVVPSRELWLVYHRDLKASQRVLAMKNFLTKLLAQVLDSKN; the protein is encoded by the coding sequence ATGAAAAATGCAGATTTGGATTGGAATGATTTAAAGTATTTTTTGGCGGTGGCACGTGAAGGCGGCTTAAGTGCGGCTGCGCTTAAATTGGGTAGCAGCGCATCAACTGTGTCCAGGCATATATCCGCTTTAGAAAATCGCTTAGGGGTGAAGCTTTTTTTGCGGCAGCAAATAGGCTATTTGCTCACTGATCAGGGCGTGAGTATTTTGGCAAGGGTGACTGAAGTAGAAAACGCCATGCTGACCGTAGAAAGAAATAGCGATCAATTGCAATCCGTTGATCAGGTCAGCGGCTTAATTCGGCTCGCCGCAGCGGAGTCTTTAGCCAGTTATTTAATCATGCCGCATATGCCGGAGTTTCTGGCTTTATATCCCAAAGTACAGGTAGAGCTTTTGGTGGGCGCATTGCCTGCTAATTTAGCACGGCGTGAGGCCGATGTGGCTTTGCGCTATGGCGATTCAATTGTGGTCGATAATAATCAGGATTACATCACCCATTTTGTCGGCTATGTGCATTTTGCACCGTATTGCCTGAAGTCTTTATTGGCAGATCTTGGCCCAAAGCAAGACCCGTGGCAGGCATTGCCTATTATTGAATTGAGTGATTGCTGGGCGTATTTACCGATGGTGAAATGGCTAAAGCAAATTACTCAGAATCGTGCTCCGCTGATTAAAGGCAATACCCTGCATACCCAGTATGTGGCGGTAAGGTGTGGTTTGGGAATTACCCTGTTGCCAGAATATGTAGGCGATATTGATGAAACACTGGTGAAACTCGATGCCCCATCGGTAGTGCCTTCGCGTGAGTTATGGCTGGTGTATCACCGTGATCTTAAAGCCAGCCAGCGCGTGCTTGCGATGAAAAACTTTTTAACCAAGCTTTTAGCGCAGGTTTTAGATAGCAAAAATTAA
- a CDS encoding MFS transporter: MLKSLKPEHRTQAMLLVLMLVMFTSIADFMILMPLAPDLMREMHIDTAEFGFLVSAYALAAGVASLLAASLADRFDRRQALLFCYAGLVVATLACSAATGFYSLLAARGLAGVFGGVIGSIIFAIVGDLIPPERRGWAMSWVMLGFSLSAVAGVPLGLFIAAHSNWRMPFVALSLMCALVWIGVWYLLPAVKSHLMKNQPVQGLLAGYKELFADANHWWACGVTAMLTLSGFCVIPYVASTMVSNSGLTTHDLVYMYLLGGVATLFSRPLIGGLIDRFSPSRILGYLVVVSFVPLILVTQTFSLSIAWQLLFSTLFFVFVSGRFIPATAMVTGATAPQMRGRLMAFNSATQNFASGIAALLAGLIMTQSSSGRILNFDWVGYLSCIFGLLAIWMAKRVKAVS, encoded by the coding sequence ATGCTGAAATCGCTTAAGCCCGAACACCGTACTCAAGCCATGTTGCTGGTCCTAATGCTGGTGATGTTTACGTCGATCGCAGATTTTATGATCTTGATGCCGCTGGCTCCGGATTTGATGCGCGAGATGCACATTGATACCGCTGAGTTTGGCTTTTTAGTCTCAGCCTATGCTTTGGCTGCAGGCGTGGCTTCTTTATTGGCCGCATCGCTGGCTGATCGCTTTGATCGGCGGCAGGCATTGCTGTTTTGTTATGCCGGTCTGGTTGTGGCCACACTGGCCTGCTCGGCGGCTACAGGGTTTTATAGCTTGCTGGCTGCTCGTGGTTTAGCAGGTGTGTTTGGCGGGGTAATCGGCTCGATTATTTTTGCCATTGTGGGAGATTTAATTCCGCCAGAGCGGCGGGGTTGGGCAATGAGCTGGGTGATGCTGGGCTTTTCATTATCTGCGGTAGCCGGTGTGCCCTTGGGCTTATTTATTGCTGCGCACTCCAATTGGCGCATGCCTTTTGTGGCGTTGTCCTTGATGTGTGCCTTGGTCTGGATCGGAGTATGGTATTTGCTGCCTGCGGTAAAAAGCCATTTGATGAAGAATCAGCCTGTGCAGGGCTTATTGGCGGGTTACAAGGAGTTATTTGCCGATGCTAATCACTGGTGGGCCTGCGGTGTAACGGCCATGCTGACTTTATCCGGCTTTTGCGTGATTCCCTATGTTGCTTCGACGATGGTAAGCAATTCCGGGCTAACGACGCATGATTTGGTTTATATGTATTTGCTGGGCGGGGTGGCTACTTTATTTTCAAGGCCATTAATTGGCGGTTTAATTGATCGTTTCAGCCCTAGCCGTATTTTGGGCTATTTGGTGGTGGTGAGTTTTGTACCGCTTATTTTAGTTACGCAAACGTTTTCTCTATCGATTGCATGGCAGTTATTATTCTCTACGCTCTTTTTTGTGTTTGTTAGCGGGCGTTTTATTCCGGCAACGGCTATGGTGACTGGCGCTACTGCACCGCAAATGCGCGGGCGGCTGATGGCATTTAACTCAGCAACACAGAATTTTGCATCGGGTATTGCGGCGCTTTTGGCAGGCTTGATTATGACGCAGAGCAGCAGCGGCCGGATTTTGAATTTTGATTGGGTAGGGTATTTAAGCTGCATATTTGGCCTGCTGGCGATCTGGATGGCCAAGCGGGTAAAAGCCGTGTCTTAA
- a CDS encoding carbonic anhydrase family protein: protein MKAFQLIHPFGLSLMLACALTYASDDHDGSVKSEPYAVGKTMSKAIQAGITPSAALDILKAGNQRFASNKSIKRNYKKQVMQTGLGQYPFASVVSCIDSRSAPELVFDQGIGDLFTARVAGNTVNEDILGSLEYAAKAAGSRVIVVLGHSQCGAIKGACDDVKLGNLTSLLEKLKPAVDATKTDGERNSKNHKFVQKVADENVHLTVQKIRDMSPILKEMEEQGKIKIVGAMYDISTGKVDW from the coding sequence ATGAAAGCATTCCAATTGATTCACCCCTTCGGCTTATCGCTTATGCTGGCTTGCGCCCTGACTTATGCCTCTGATGATCATGACGGCTCCGTAAAATCCGAGCCTTATGCCGTTGGTAAAACAATGAGCAAGGCAATACAAGCCGGCATTACACCGAGTGCTGCTCTGGATATTTTAAAAGCGGGTAATCAGCGTTTTGCCAGCAATAAATCAATCAAACGTAATTATAAAAAACAAGTGATGCAAACAGGCTTGGGGCAGTATCCCTTTGCCAGCGTAGTTTCATGCATTGATTCTCGCTCCGCTCCAGAATTGGTATTTGATCAGGGAATTGGTGATTTATTTACCGCCCGTGTGGCTGGTAATACCGTGAACGAAGATATCTTAGGCAGCCTAGAATACGCAGCTAAAGCAGCTGGCTCACGCGTGATTGTTGTGCTGGGGCATAGCCAGTGCGGCGCAATCAAGGGGGCTTGTGATGATGTAAAACTGGGCAACTTAACAAGCTTGCTCGAAAAGCTAAAACCCGCAGTAGACGCCACTAAAACAGACGGCGAGCGCAACTCTAAAAACCATAAGTTTGTGCAAAAAGTGGCCGATGAAAATGTGCATCTCACGGTGCAGAAAATTCGCGATATGAGCCCGATTCTGAAAGAAATGGAAGAACAAGGCAAAATCAAAATTGTTGGTGCAATGTATGACATAAGCACCGGTAAAGTAGATTGGTAA
- a CDS encoding SlyX family protein: protein MSLENRITELEIKLALQDELLEELNRIVATQQQQLDQVVNELRWLQQQEPSGSAQKSLFDEVPPHY, encoded by the coding sequence ATGAGTTTAGAAAACCGTATTACCGAGCTGGAAATCAAGCTGGCGCTGCAAGATGAGCTATTAGAAGAGTTAAACCGCATCGTTGCCACCCAGCAGCAGCAATTAGATCAGGTAGTAAATGAGTTACGCTGGTTACAGCAACAAGAGCCTAGCGGCTCTGCACAGAAATCATTATTTGATGAAGTACCGCCTCATTATTAA
- a CDS encoding substrate-binding periplasmic protein, translating to MILRAIFFLLCLYPNTGLAKKSVRACGGQSEWPPSSYYVDGQKKKIEGYSVDVLHSIFKNTGHQIEIQLLPWPRCLAEVQKGTDFQIAMATSRTAERETKFLFSQPYLYLTPGYIRHTKHAPPLGNNIKKCGINGFNYQAFNLASATEIDSTANNYESVINKLKVGRCDILLEYVEVAQALLRMERHGLQNKSFKVEEVNAAPPVAAHFIVGINSSQSKETIILLNNGLDLLEKNNKLKNMLLKHTIGKP from the coding sequence ATGATATTACGCGCCATATTTTTTCTACTTTGCCTATACCCAAATACTGGCTTGGCCAAAAAAAGTGTACGTGCATGCGGCGGGCAATCTGAATGGCCGCCCTCATCCTATTATGTAGATGGCCAAAAGAAAAAAATTGAAGGCTACTCGGTGGATGTACTGCACAGCATTTTTAAAAACACTGGCCATCAAATAGAAATACAGCTTCTGCCTTGGCCACGCTGTTTAGCCGAAGTACAAAAAGGCACTGACTTTCAAATTGCCATGGCAACATCACGCACTGCCGAACGGGAAACAAAATTTTTATTTTCCCAACCTTATCTTTATTTGACGCCCGGCTATATTCGGCACACTAAACACGCTCCGCCGCTTGGCAATAATATAAAAAAATGCGGGATTAATGGGTTTAACTATCAGGCATTTAATTTAGCTTCTGCCACAGAAATAGATAGCACTGCAAACAACTATGAGTCTGTTATTAATAAACTAAAAGTAGGCCGCTGCGATATATTGTTGGAATACGTAGAAGTTGCCCAAGCCTTATTAAGAATGGAGCGGCACGGGCTACAAAATAAATCTTTTAAAGTAGAAGAAGTAAATGCAGCCCCGCCTGTGGCAGCGCACTTTATAGTTGGAATAAATTCAAGCCAATCAAAAGAAACAATAATATTACTCAACAATGGCTTAGATTTATTGGAGAAAAATAATAAATTAAAAAACATGCTACTTAAACATACTATCGGCAAGCCTTAA
- a CDS encoding glycosyltransferase — protein sequence MPNLQISVVIPTYNRADLLRYTLESLVLQTLDKQLFEVIVVDDGGSDNSEQVVQAFSEQLNIKYFWQEDKGFRAGKARNIGTAIAEGQYIIFIDTGVLLGSKTLEVHAKVHTQSEFPVVIIGYVYGFEVDNSLLAEMSSQIDYQTPDATISRLSLMGAHDIRQQQYDELGDNISNWPAPFDIFWTCHASAERAQLLKAGLFDESFNSWGGEDVDLGVRLHLNNNQFSMEREAVSFHWPHKKEVDDQKQQSEIAALRIHQKYQLWSTSFYGKDLNDEKYSLNKVIKIHRDYAVKKTKRAELLETEGA from the coding sequence ATGCCTAATCTACAGATCAGTGTTGTTATCCCCACCTATAACCGAGCCGATCTTTTACGCTATACCCTCGAATCTTTGGTTTTACAAACGCTGGATAAGCAGCTGTTTGAGGTGATTGTTGTTGATGATGGCGGCTCTGATAATAGCGAGCAGGTGGTTCAGGCGTTTTCTGAGCAGCTTAATATCAAATATTTCTGGCAAGAAGATAAAGGCTTCCGGGCGGGTAAGGCGCGCAATATCGGCACGGCGATTGCTGAAGGGCAATATATTATTTTTATTGATACAGGCGTTTTGCTGGGCAGTAAAACGTTGGAAGTGCACGCCAAAGTGCATACCCAATCAGAATTCCCTGTGGTGATCATTGGCTATGTTTATGGCTTTGAAGTAGATAACAGCCTGCTGGCCGAAATGTCTTCACAAATCGATTACCAAACGCCCGATGCCACGATTAGCCGTCTGTCTTTGATGGGGGCGCATGATATTCGCCAGCAGCAATACGATGAGCTAGGGGACAACATCAGCAACTGGCCTGCGCCCTTTGATATTTTCTGGACTTGCCATGCCTCGGCGGAGCGCGCACAGCTATTGAAAGCGGGCTTATTTGATGAATCATTTAATAGCTGGGGCGGTGAAGATGTTGATTTAGGCGTGCGTTTGCACCTAAATAACAATCAGTTTTCAATGGAGCGCGAAGCGGTGTCTTTCCATTGGCCACACAAAAAAGAAGTGGACGATCAAAAACAGCAATCAGAAATCGCAGCTTTACGCATTCACCAAAAATATCAGCTTTGGTCGACCAGCTTTTATGGCAAGGATTTGAATGATGAAAAATACTCCTTAAATAAAGTGATTAAAATTCATCGTGATTATGCGGTTAAGAAAACCAAACGTGCCGAATTACTTGAAACCGAGGGGGCATAA
- a CDS encoding DMT family transporter, producing MPHLLTYIQLTLTVFFWGAVFHIGKYVVQFLSPMVVGSWRFIIAGLILFIFVSLREKWDIQALRNNIRPLLFMSVIGIMGVNFSLFYGLQLTSAINAGLIMALSPILTAILTAFFQKEPLNHQQILAMGLSFFGVAIVVSGGSLQAIRDLHFALGDALVLIASFSWALYSAIPKRFVHGISPLHTTTVTIIVGAIFMTAISASLSSDFYTLPAWNVLLAIATMAFFCTALAFVWWNEGLRKIGPAQGAIFMNLAPIFATLIAIALGQTPSLPQFIGMILIISGVVYNSRKPSATPKLFSRTTYQRVNSSTRSALPASVAPQTE from the coding sequence ATGCCACACTTGCTGACTTATATACAACTTACATTGACTGTCTTCTTCTGGGGGGCAGTATTTCATATTGGCAAATACGTGGTGCAATTTTTATCACCGATGGTGGTCGGCAGCTGGCGATTTATCATCGCTGGCCTGATTCTATTTATCTTTGTTTCTTTGCGCGAGAAATGGGATATCCAAGCATTACGCAATAATATCCGCCCCTTATTATTTATGTCCGTCATTGGCATTATGGGCGTCAATTTTTCATTATTTTATGGTCTGCAGCTCACATCAGCGATTAACGCGGGATTAATTATGGCGCTTAGCCCCATCCTTACCGCCATACTCACCGCTTTTTTTCAAAAAGAACCGCTGAATCATCAACAAATACTCGCGATGGGATTAAGTTTTTTTGGCGTAGCGATTGTTGTCAGCGGCGGCTCTCTTCAGGCCATCCGCGATTTACATTTTGCCTTAGGCGACGCACTAGTTTTAATTGCCAGCTTTAGCTGGGCTTTATATTCTGCTATTCCTAAACGCTTTGTTCATGGCATTTCCCCCCTGCACACCACAACCGTCACCATTATTGTTGGCGCTATTTTCATGACCGCTATTTCGGCAAGCTTGAGCAGCGATTTTTACACCCTGCCCGCTTGGAATGTTTTGTTGGCCATCGCGACCATGGCCTTTTTTTGTACCGCGCTAGCCTTTGTCTGGTGGAACGAAGGACTGCGTAAAATTGGCCCTGCACAGGGAGCCATCTTTATGAATCTGGCTCCTATTTTCGCCACGCTAATCGCCATTGCTCTAGGCCAAACCCCTAGTTTGCCGCAGTTTATTGGCATGATCCTCATCATCAGCGGTGTGGTTTATAACTCACGCAAGCCCTCCGCCACACCCAAACTATTTAGCCGCACGACCTATCAGCGCGTTAATTCATCGACTCGCTCAGCCTTGCCTGCAAGCGTGGCACCACAAACTGAATAA
- a CDS encoding LysR family transcriptional regulator has product MKTIPSSDALLVFDALARLGSFTAAADELNCAKSYVSQSIKRLEADLGAVLVLRTTRRVTLTEVGQTLAMRAAQLRVLMESLKIEVSSMQDQLAGPLLISSPSGIGQYVLAPILAEFAIHYPSLQVQMTAQNKLQGMAEGGIDFCLHSRNVLDDSMVARPLGFTQKRLYASPLYLAKAAKLQHPSDLRQHRVFCHESLHEQMGWQLEKNGEVVRVELRPTLVCNTFGAIASAVEAGYGVGLLDNIIAAPYLRQGLMQPVLPDWLATPKPYFLVFPYRQPMPKKYEAFIQFVVPRLQARLSESMN; this is encoded by the coding sequence ATGAAAACAATACCCTCATCCGATGCTTTATTGGTTTTTGATGCGCTTGCTAGATTGGGGAGCTTTACTGCGGCGGCTGATGAGTTGAATTGTGCCAAGAGCTATGTCAGCCAAAGTATTAAGCGGCTGGAGGCGGATTTAGGAGCGGTACTGGTTTTGCGAACGACCAGAAGGGTTACGCTAACCGAGGTGGGGCAAACGCTGGCGATGCGGGCTGCGCAGCTGCGCGTTCTGATGGAAAGCCTCAAAATCGAAGTGAGCAGTATGCAAGATCAGCTGGCCGGGCCGCTTTTGATCAGCAGCCCGAGTGGTATCGGGCAATATGTACTGGCACCGATTCTGGCCGAGTTCGCCATTCATTACCCCTCTTTGCAGGTGCAAATGACGGCACAAAATAAGCTGCAGGGCATGGCAGAAGGGGGTATCGATTTCTGCCTGCATTCGCGCAATGTGCTGGACGACAGTATGGTGGCGCGACCCCTTGGCTTCACGCAGAAACGCCTCTATGCCTCGCCGCTGTATTTAGCCAAGGCGGCCAAATTGCAGCATCCAAGCGACCTGCGCCAGCATCGGGTTTTTTGCCACGAGAGCTTGCATGAGCAGATGGGCTGGCAGCTCGAGAAAAACGGCGAAGTGGTGAGGGTAGAGCTGCGGCCTACGCTGGTTTGCAATACCTTTGGGGCGATTGCCAGCGCGGTGGAGGCAGGATATGGCGTGGGACTCCTGGATAACATCATCGCAGCCCCCTATTTGCGCCAAGGGTTGATGCAGCCTGTACTACCCGATTGGCTAGCTACACCTAAGCCCTATTTTTTGGTGTTCCCATACCGGCAACCTATGCCCAAAAAATACGAAGCGTTTATTCAGTTTGTGGTGCCACGCTTGCAGGCAAGGCTGAGCGAGTCGATGAATTAA